Proteins from one Juglans microcarpa x Juglans regia isolate MS1-56 chromosome 1S, Jm3101_v1.0, whole genome shotgun sequence genomic window:
- the LOC121247199 gene encoding uncharacterized protein LOC121247199: MGTTETPRKTGLPQIVKRDKGLKLAEQWVDNMTKGAEDEQTEVELQARPNRLGLGAKILRQSKVGPSNDPLERKLHAKLNIGKRKAAKSAKGSSTPARDGGENEDDSEEDLDSRTRAFDKKRAAASGTAFLQAKKTRK, from the exons ATGGGAACTACAGAGACACCGCGAAAAACTGGCCTTCCTCAAATTGTTAAACGAGATAAGGGATTGAAATTG GCGGAACAATGGGTTGATAATATGACAAAAGGTGCGGAAGATGAACAAACAGAAGTAGAATTACAGGCTCGACCTAATAG ACTTGGATTGGGTGCAAAAATTTTGCGTCAGTCCAAAGTTGGACCTTCAAACGACCCACTTGAAAGGAAACTACATGCCAAGTTAAACATAGGGAAAAGAAAAGCTGCCAAAAGTGCCAAGGGATCATCCACTCCTGCGAGAGATGGAGGTGAAAATGAAGATGACAGTGAAGAGGATTTAGACAGCAGAACAAGGGCATTTGACAAGAAGAGAGCAGCTGCTTCTGGAACTGCATTTTTACAGGCAAAAAAAACTCGGAAATAA
- the LOC121245803 gene encoding uncharacterized protein LOC121245803 isoform X2: MGKRSQRLPLRYRKDQSGCMWGLISIFDFRQGRSTQRLLSDKSRGSRHVTDTGYSSNKFEVLTILDGNNQGTLDGKESTTAVGKPSVKKLMEEEMFSEQDLKKKNSNAEVEPKPSKLGHESNIKTKHKRTKKTRKKSCDMDNHDLDASKNLESECSCNEYVGKQSIENNRIDDIMEEFCRWIHQKSLSSMEHDQDDEVQMPSNQKQFDFDGLREEIKDLINQKSVNVKHHKENGKTHHAKGVVGGLEVLSSDEELFQKLMQDPNSLMAKYVLNLKDTQIEKGKEPKSVPESNLSDLELGGLRQAKDGVNHKQQRNFFGRKVKSQKRSLSKQNGNSEASNRIVILKPGPAGFQNSKTEFGVGSSPEPHCIVGDKGSTERVGALFFLAEIKRKLKSAMGKEWSGISTISVSNNFPHDLRDSNTEIDKENTGKSSPSIDHFYTERIGGPAVGINKGGETGKLKDPEISMEHETDGHPKQRVSNIYVEAKKHLSELLSNEDEGVDFSSKQVHRTLGRILSLPEYNLTPIGSPGRNWEDKFVTSQMRISASAKLQEVNSNTWSPKRENIVSHLDQATQNLESQSSISDSPVNRVLALSSKPSPSEDHFYGNGEEGAFVSISDEMSPEGAVVIGKSTDVVVQGEISVMYALPDSSSSLDTRDDRNAETSEICDDTEYCESLKQESYEKKQVSSPPLVSPYNSVINQKAENLESAVDIPERPSPVSVLEPLFTEDDISPTKSTSPSVKLPLQQIQFEEHNSSTASQVNCAKSCMDDKEVIFEYVKAVLQASGLNWDEFCVKCLASDQLLDPSLFDEVECFPNHLGYNWRLLFDCTNEVLLEVCQRHFGCCPWVSFIKPSIRPVPNMKNIIHEVCEGVHWHFLPLPLPHTLDQIVRKDMGRMGTWMDLHFDVDTIGVEMGEAILEDLMEDIILGCENENQASEYTSVLTELENGNSISL, from the exons ATGGGGAAAAGGTCCCAAAGACTCCCATTGCGGTATAGAAAAGATCAGTCAGGCTGTATGTGGGGCTTGATCAGTATCTTTGACTTCCGCCAGGGTCGCTCAACTCAAAGGTTGCTTTCAGATAAGAGTCGTGGGAGCAGGCATGTCACCG ACACTGGATATTCAAGTAACAAGTTTGAGGTGTTGACCATCTTGGATGGAAATAATCAAGGCACCCTT GATGGTAAAGAGAGTACAACAGCAGTAGGTAAGCCTAGTGTGAAGAAACTAATGGAAGAGGAGATGTTCAGTGAGCAGGacctgaagaagaagaatagcAATGCTGAAGTAGAACCAAAACCTAGCAAATTGGGACATGAGAGCAACATAAAGACCAAgcacaaaagaacaaaaaagactCGCAAGAAAAGCTGTGATATGGACAACCATGACTTGGATGCTTCGAAAAACTTGGAATCAGAATGCTCTTGTAATGAGTATGTGGGGAAACAATCAATAGAAAATAATCGCATAGATGATATAATGGAAGAGTTCTGCCGCTGGATCCATCAGAAGAGTTTAAGTTCCATGGAGCATGATCAGGATGATGAAGTTCAAATGCCATCAAACCAGAAGCAGTTTGATTTTGACGGATTGAGGGAGGAAATAAAGGACCTTATAAATCAGAAGTCTGTTAATGTGAAACATCACAAAGAAAATGGGAAAACCCACCACGCCAAAGGAGTTGTTGGTGGTCTTGAGGTTTTAAGTTCAGATGAGGAATTGTTTCAGAAACTGATGCAAGACCCAAACTCGCTGATGGCGAAATATGTTCTAAACTTAAAGGACACTCAGATAGAGAAAGGCAAAGAACCCAAGTCAGTTCCTGAATCCAACTTGTCAGATCTGGAGCTTGGTGGCTTAAGACAAGCTAAGGATGGTGTCAATCATAAGCAGCAGCGTAACTTTTTCGGGAGAAAAGTCAAGTCTCAGAAAAGAAGCCTGTCAAAACAAAATGGGAATTCTGAAGCTTCAAATAGAATTGTTATTTTGAAGCCTGGACCGGCAGGCTTTCAAAATTCCAAAACTGAATTTGGTGTTGGCTCATCACCAGAACCGCATTGCATTGTTGGAGATAAAGGGTCAACTGAGAGAGTTGGTGCACTCTTTTTTCTTGctgaaattaaaagaaagttgAAAAGTGCCATGGGAAAGGAATGGAGTGGAATCTCTACAATTTCTGTTTCTAATAATTTTCCTCATGATCTGAGAGATAGTAACACGGAAATTGATAAAGAAAACACTGGGAAAAGTTCTCCAAGTATAGATCATTTCTATACAGAAAGAATTGGTGGGCCTGCTGTTGGCATTAACAAAGGAGGCGAGACTGGCAAACTGAAAGATCCTGAAATAAGCATGGAACATGAAACTGATGGTCATCCCAAGCAAAGGGTATCTAATATCTATGTTGAAGCCAAGAAACATCTATCTGAACTGCTGAGCAATGAGGATGAAGGTGTAGATTTTTCAAGCAAACAGGTTCATAGAACCCTTGGTAGGATTCTCTCTCTTCCTGAGTACAACTTGACTCCCATTGGCAGTCCTGGAAGGAACTGGGAGGATAAATTCGTAACTTCTCAGATGAGGATTTCTGCCTCTGCTAAACTTCAGGAGGTCAATTCAAACACATGGTCTCCCAAAAGAGAAAACATTGTCAGCCATCTAGATCAGGCAACACAAAACTTGGAGAGTCAGTCGTCCATTTCTGACAGCCCTGTTAATAGAGTACTAGCTCTTAGCTCAAAACCAAGTCCCTCAGAAGATCATTTTTATGGTAATGGAGAGGAAGGAGCCTTTGTTTCCATTAGTGATGAGATGAGTCCTGAAg GTGCTGTAGTGATTGGGAAATCGACTGACGTTGTAGTTCAGGGAGAGATCAGTGTAATGTATGCTCTGCCTGATTCAAGTAGCTCTTTGGATACCAGAGATGATCGAAATGCTGAAACATCTGAAATTTGTGATGATACAGAATATTGTGAAAGCTTGAAACAG GAATCATATGAGAAGAAGCAAGTGTCATCTCCTCCATTAGTATCCCCTTACAACTCTGTAATCAACCAGAAAGCTGAAAATCTTGAAAGTGCTGTTGATATACCAGAGCGGCCAAGTCCTGTATCTGTTCTTGAGCCTCTATTTACAGAGGATGACATCAGCCCTACAAAGTCTACATCCCCATCTG TCAAGCTACCACTGCAACAGATTCAATTTGAAGAACACAACTCTTCCACTGCAAGTCAAGTTAACTGTGCAAAATCATGCATGGATGACAAGGAAGTCATATTTGAATACGTAAAAGCAGTGCTGCAAGCGTCTGGATTGAACTGGGATGAGTTCTGTGTGAAGTGCCTTGCTTCAGACCAGCTTCTTGACCCATCATTGTTTGATGAGGTAGAGTGCTTTCCCAACCATCTTGGGTATAACTGGAGGCTCCTTTTTGATTGCACTAATGAAGTTCTCCTGGAGGTTTGTCAGCGCCATTTTGGCTGCTGCCCCTGGGTATCGTTCATAAAGCCTAGCATAAGGCCAGTtccaaacatgaaaaatattattcatgagGTCTGCGAAGGAGTACATTGGCATTTCCTTCCTCTGCCGCTGCCTCATACTTTGGACCAAATTGTCAGAAAAGACATGGGAAGAATGGGAACATGGATGGATCTTCATTTTGACGTTGATACTATTGGCGTTGAAATGGGTGAAGCTATTCTTGAAGACTTAATGGAAGACATCATATTAGGctgtgaaaatgaaaatcaagCGAGTGAGTATACTTCCGTTCTAACTGAGTTGGAAAATGGAAACAGCATCAGCTTGTAG
- the LOC121245803 gene encoding uncharacterized protein LOC121245803 isoform X1 — protein MGKRSQRLPLRYRKDQSGCMWGLISIFDFRQGRSTQRLLSDKSRGSRHVTDTGYSSNKFEVLTILDGNNQGTLDGKESTTAVGKPSVKKLMEEEMFSEQDLKKKNSNAEVEPKPSKLGHESNIKTKHKRTKKTRKKSCDMDNHDLDASKNLESECSCNEYVGKQSIENNRIDDIMEEFCRWIHQKSLSSMEHDQDDEVQMPSNQKQFDFDGLREEIKDLINQKSVNVKHHKENGKTHHAKGVVGGLEVLSSDEELFQKLMQDPNSLMAKYVLNLKDTQIEKGKEPKSVPESNLSDLELGGLRQAKDGVNHKQQRNFFGRKVKSQKRSLSKQNGNSEASNRIVILKPGPAGFQNSKTEFGVGSSPEPHCIVGDKGSTERVGALFFLAEIKRKLKSAMGKEWSGISTISVSNNFPHDLRDSNTEIDKENTGKSSPSIDHFYTERIGGPAVGINKGGETGKLKDPEISMEHETDGHPKQRVSNIYVEAKKHLSELLSNEDEGVDFSSKQVHRTLGRILSLPEYNLTPIGSPGRNWEDKFVTSQMRISASAKLQEVNSNTWSPKRENIVSHLDQATQNLESQSSISDSPVNRVLALSSKPSPSEDHFYGNGEEGAFVSISDEMSPEVFYSISAGAVVIGKSTDVVVQGEISVMYALPDSSSSLDTRDDRNAETSEICDDTEYCESLKQESYEKKQVSSPPLVSPYNSVINQKAENLESAVDIPERPSPVSVLEPLFTEDDISPTKSTSPSVKLPLQQIQFEEHNSSTASQVNCAKSCMDDKEVIFEYVKAVLQASGLNWDEFCVKCLASDQLLDPSLFDEVECFPNHLGYNWRLLFDCTNEVLLEVCQRHFGCCPWVSFIKPSIRPVPNMKNIIHEVCEGVHWHFLPLPLPHTLDQIVRKDMGRMGTWMDLHFDVDTIGVEMGEAILEDLMEDIILGCENENQASEYTSVLTELENGNSISL, from the exons ATGGGGAAAAGGTCCCAAAGACTCCCATTGCGGTATAGAAAAGATCAGTCAGGCTGTATGTGGGGCTTGATCAGTATCTTTGACTTCCGCCAGGGTCGCTCAACTCAAAGGTTGCTTTCAGATAAGAGTCGTGGGAGCAGGCATGTCACCG ACACTGGATATTCAAGTAACAAGTTTGAGGTGTTGACCATCTTGGATGGAAATAATCAAGGCACCCTT GATGGTAAAGAGAGTACAACAGCAGTAGGTAAGCCTAGTGTGAAGAAACTAATGGAAGAGGAGATGTTCAGTGAGCAGGacctgaagaagaagaatagcAATGCTGAAGTAGAACCAAAACCTAGCAAATTGGGACATGAGAGCAACATAAAGACCAAgcacaaaagaacaaaaaagactCGCAAGAAAAGCTGTGATATGGACAACCATGACTTGGATGCTTCGAAAAACTTGGAATCAGAATGCTCTTGTAATGAGTATGTGGGGAAACAATCAATAGAAAATAATCGCATAGATGATATAATGGAAGAGTTCTGCCGCTGGATCCATCAGAAGAGTTTAAGTTCCATGGAGCATGATCAGGATGATGAAGTTCAAATGCCATCAAACCAGAAGCAGTTTGATTTTGACGGATTGAGGGAGGAAATAAAGGACCTTATAAATCAGAAGTCTGTTAATGTGAAACATCACAAAGAAAATGGGAAAACCCACCACGCCAAAGGAGTTGTTGGTGGTCTTGAGGTTTTAAGTTCAGATGAGGAATTGTTTCAGAAACTGATGCAAGACCCAAACTCGCTGATGGCGAAATATGTTCTAAACTTAAAGGACACTCAGATAGAGAAAGGCAAAGAACCCAAGTCAGTTCCTGAATCCAACTTGTCAGATCTGGAGCTTGGTGGCTTAAGACAAGCTAAGGATGGTGTCAATCATAAGCAGCAGCGTAACTTTTTCGGGAGAAAAGTCAAGTCTCAGAAAAGAAGCCTGTCAAAACAAAATGGGAATTCTGAAGCTTCAAATAGAATTGTTATTTTGAAGCCTGGACCGGCAGGCTTTCAAAATTCCAAAACTGAATTTGGTGTTGGCTCATCACCAGAACCGCATTGCATTGTTGGAGATAAAGGGTCAACTGAGAGAGTTGGTGCACTCTTTTTTCTTGctgaaattaaaagaaagttgAAAAGTGCCATGGGAAAGGAATGGAGTGGAATCTCTACAATTTCTGTTTCTAATAATTTTCCTCATGATCTGAGAGATAGTAACACGGAAATTGATAAAGAAAACACTGGGAAAAGTTCTCCAAGTATAGATCATTTCTATACAGAAAGAATTGGTGGGCCTGCTGTTGGCATTAACAAAGGAGGCGAGACTGGCAAACTGAAAGATCCTGAAATAAGCATGGAACATGAAACTGATGGTCATCCCAAGCAAAGGGTATCTAATATCTATGTTGAAGCCAAGAAACATCTATCTGAACTGCTGAGCAATGAGGATGAAGGTGTAGATTTTTCAAGCAAACAGGTTCATAGAACCCTTGGTAGGATTCTCTCTCTTCCTGAGTACAACTTGACTCCCATTGGCAGTCCTGGAAGGAACTGGGAGGATAAATTCGTAACTTCTCAGATGAGGATTTCTGCCTCTGCTAAACTTCAGGAGGTCAATTCAAACACATGGTCTCCCAAAAGAGAAAACATTGTCAGCCATCTAGATCAGGCAACACAAAACTTGGAGAGTCAGTCGTCCATTTCTGACAGCCCTGTTAATAGAGTACTAGCTCTTAGCTCAAAACCAAGTCCCTCAGAAGATCATTTTTATGGTAATGGAGAGGAAGGAGCCTTTGTTTCCATTAGTGATGAGATGAGTCCTGAAg TCTTTTATTCTATTTCTGCAGGTGCTGTAGTGATTGGGAAATCGACTGACGTTGTAGTTCAGGGAGAGATCAGTGTAATGTATGCTCTGCCTGATTCAAGTAGCTCTTTGGATACCAGAGATGATCGAAATGCTGAAACATCTGAAATTTGTGATGATACAGAATATTGTGAAAGCTTGAAACAG GAATCATATGAGAAGAAGCAAGTGTCATCTCCTCCATTAGTATCCCCTTACAACTCTGTAATCAACCAGAAAGCTGAAAATCTTGAAAGTGCTGTTGATATACCAGAGCGGCCAAGTCCTGTATCTGTTCTTGAGCCTCTATTTACAGAGGATGACATCAGCCCTACAAAGTCTACATCCCCATCTG TCAAGCTACCACTGCAACAGATTCAATTTGAAGAACACAACTCTTCCACTGCAAGTCAAGTTAACTGTGCAAAATCATGCATGGATGACAAGGAAGTCATATTTGAATACGTAAAAGCAGTGCTGCAAGCGTCTGGATTGAACTGGGATGAGTTCTGTGTGAAGTGCCTTGCTTCAGACCAGCTTCTTGACCCATCATTGTTTGATGAGGTAGAGTGCTTTCCCAACCATCTTGGGTATAACTGGAGGCTCCTTTTTGATTGCACTAATGAAGTTCTCCTGGAGGTTTGTCAGCGCCATTTTGGCTGCTGCCCCTGGGTATCGTTCATAAAGCCTAGCATAAGGCCAGTtccaaacatgaaaaatattattcatgagGTCTGCGAAGGAGTACATTGGCATTTCCTTCCTCTGCCGCTGCCTCATACTTTGGACCAAATTGTCAGAAAAGACATGGGAAGAATGGGAACATGGATGGATCTTCATTTTGACGTTGATACTATTGGCGTTGAAATGGGTGAAGCTATTCTTGAAGACTTAATGGAAGACATCATATTAGGctgtgaaaatgaaaatcaagCGAGTGAGTATACTTCCGTTCTAACTGAGTTGGAAAATGGAAACAGCATCAGCTTGTAG